Part of the Leptolyngbya sp. BL0902 genome, CACTGTTGGGGGCTACGCCGGGGGCGGATGCACTACGTGGGCCAAGATCGCCTGAGCCTGCGCTGCCACCACATTCCAGCCGATGCCGCCCTAGAGACGACCCTCTGCATCCCGATGATGGCCCAGGGCGAGACCCTGGGGCTGTTGCACCTCAGCACGGCAACACCGGGAAGCTTGCCCGAACCCAAGCAGCAGCTCGCCCGCACCCTGGCGGAGCAGGTGGGCATGGCGATTGCCAACCTCAAACTGCAAGAAACCCTCCGCCACCAGAGCATCCGCGACCCGCTGACCGGGCTCTACAACCGCCGCTACCTGGAAGAAATGCTCACCCAAGAGATCGTGCGCGCCCAGCGCAAACAGCACGCCCTTGGGGTGATCCTGCTCGACATCGACCATTTCAAGCAGTTTAACGATACCTTTGGCCACGATGCTGGCGATTGTGTGCTGCAACAGGTCGGAACTCTCCTGAGAGAGAATGTACGCAATTCTGACATTGCCTGCCGCTATGGGGGCGAAGAAATGATCCTGATCCTGCCGGAGGCCAACTTAGCGGAAACCTCCGACCGGGCCGAAATGCTACGAGTCGCGATTAGCCAACTGTGCCCCCACCATCACGGGCAGAGCCTAGGCACCATCACCGCATCCTTGGGCGTTGCGGCCTTTCCCCACCATGGCCACACCGTCGAAGCCCTGATCAAAATCGCCGACGAGGCACTCTACCAGGCTAAAACGGCGGGTCGCAATCAAGTTTTTAGCCCTGCGTAGCGGATGGATGCAGGTGTACCAGCGCCCGAACCAGGCGGGACAGGTGATGCCCTCGGAGGACACCGTGCTCTATCCCGATGACCGCCTAGTGGTGCTGGCCTCCATCAGCGGGTTGCGCCGTATTGAACAACACCAACTGGCGACCAAAACCTGGGGTATTGAAGTGCAAGCCGCGCTGACGGCTGATGCCCGCTTCGACGGAGCCTCCGAAATTGCCCGCATTACTGGGCTCAACTTGGGCCTAGCCCGTCAGTTCATGGCCCAAATTCCAGGACAACTGCCCCAGCCCCTCTACCACCACCAAGCCCTGCGGTTGGTGCGACACCTGCACCGTGTCCAAGTCAAGGCGCAGATGATTGCCACCCCAGCCTCCCCTAGTAGCGAATTTGTAGGGTGACGCTGGCCTGTACCGTTTGTTCGCCGCCGATGATGGGGGTGGAGTAGTCCGCCGAGGCGCTGGCCATTTCTGCCCGCCGCAGCATGGGTACGGGGATCGGGGCATTGGCCCCATTAATTTGGATATTGACAATTTCCTGTGGCCCCAGGTTGAGGGCGCGGAGCACGGTGTTGGCCTGGGTTTGGGCATCGTTGACGGCCTCCCGCAGGGCATTCTGACGAGCTGTCTCTAGGACGGCGTCATCGGCCACAAAGCTAATTCCTCGGATTTGGTTGGCCCCTACATTGACGGCGTCATCGAGGATGGAACCCATGGCCTCGGTGGGCACCTGAAAGCTCACGGTGTTGCTGCCCGTATAGCCAATCATCTCGGTTCGTCCGTTTTCGTAGTTATAGCGGGGATTGAGCTGCACCCCCGTCGTTTCCAGCTTTTCCACATTGCGCGACCGCAGCAGTTCCACCACCGCTGTGGATCGTCGCGCCACCTCCCGCTGCACCGTGGCGGCATCGGTGCCCTCCACATCCACCCCCAGGGAAACTTGGGCCTTGGTGGTTTGCACAGACACTTGCCCCTGCCCGGTGACGGTAAGGGTACGCAGGACAGTTTCTTGGGCCATGGCGGTGGGGGTGAAGAAGGGGGTAAACACAAAACCGGAGGCAAGGGCCGCTGAGGTGAGCAGGGCGGCGGTCAATTGTTTGGGGGCTAAGCGAGCTAAGGGCTTCACAATCTCAAAACCTCACAGGGATATTAGGAGCTTCGAGTCCTAATCTGCCACGGGCCAGGGCCGTCCCCATCGTTGTTACCGAATTCGATACATCCCTAGGGAATCTTGTGAAAAGCGTCTGGCTCCCCTCTCCTGGGAGGAGAGGGGCTGGGGGTGAGGTCTTCCGGGACGGACTGGAGTGAGGTCTGCCGCGAAGGATCGGTTATTGCGACTTACCCTCGACACTCTCCAACGGTAGGCTAGGCGGGTTAGCACTCGGTCATAGAGAGTGCTAAGTTGGTCTCTGGAGAGCTGAAAGAGCAGGACATGGCAAAAAAAGTTTCCTTTGATGAGGCGTCGCGGCAGTCCCTAGAAAAGGGCGTCAATGCCCTAGCCGATGCCGTTAAGATTACCCTCGGCCCCCGGGGGCGCAACGTGGTGCTAGAGAAGAAGTACGGCGCACCCCAGATCGTCAACGATGGCATCACCATCGCCAAAGAAGTTGAGCTAGAAGACCCCTTCGAGAACCTAGGCGCTCGCCTGATGCAGGAAGTGGCCTCCAAAACCAAGGATTTGGCTGGGGATGGCACCACCACCGCCACCGTGCTGGCCCAAGCCATGGTGAAGGAAGGCTTGAAAAACGTGGCCGCTGGCACCAACCCCGTCAGCCTGCGTCGCGGCATTGAGAAAGCAGTCGCCGCCCTGGTGAGCGAGATCGCCGCCGTGGCCAAACCCGTGGAAGGCAATGAAACTATCGCCCAGGTGGCCACCGTTTCTGCGGGCAGCGACGAAGAAATTGGCCGCATGATCGCCGACGCCATGGAAAAAGTGACCAAGGACGGCGTCATCACCGTGGAAGAGTCCAAGTCTCTCTACACCGAGCTGGACGTGGTGGAAGGGATGCAGTTCGACCGGGGCTATATCTCCCCCTACTTCGTCACTGACCAAGAGCG contains:
- a CDS encoding TrkA C-terminal domain-containing protein — protein: MYQRPNQAGQVMPSEDTVLYPDDRLVVLASISGLRRIEQHQLATKTWGIEVQAALTADARFDGASEIARITGLNLGLARQFMAQIPGQLPQPLYHHQALRLVRHLHRVQVKAQMIATPASPSSEFVG
- a CDS encoding SIMPL domain-containing protein — encoded protein: MKPLARLAPKQLTAALLTSAALASGFVFTPFFTPTAMAQETVLRTLTVTGQGQVSVQTTKAQVSLGVDVEGTDAATVQREVARRSTAVVELLRSRNVEKLETTGVQLNPRYNYENGRTEMIGYTGSNTVSFQVPTEAMGSILDDAVNVGANQIRGISFVADDAVLETARQNALREAVNDAQTQANTVLRALNLGPQEIVNIQINGANAPIPVPMLRRAEMASASADYSTPIIGGEQTVQASVTLQIRY